The window TTTCGACTTATCACATCTTGGGGTTGAAGAAGATCCCAAGGGTTTGATTATTTGCTGATTCAAGTGGTACGTGAGTTGGACTTAGAACGTCGTGAGACAGTTATGTTCCTATTTATCGTCGGTGTCAACGGTAGAACTGTGAGAAGCCAATCCTAGTATAAGAGGATTGGGTTCGAGTTGTTATGCCAATAATAGCATCGGGCAGCAATTATGCACCACGGGAAATAACAATTAGACATTCTAAGTATTATTTTGATGGATATGTTTAAGTTAGGGAATAGTATTGCAAGTGAAAGTTATAACACTCTAAAACAAGCGCATCGTTCTGCCATGTACACAAGTATATTACTCGATCACTCAATTGGTTACAGAACATCCTTTTAGAGGATATCcgatgaaaaagaaaatattggTTACAGAATAATAGACCTATTCTTTTCATTTTCAATGAATGCTATggataatattttgaaaatccaGCTTAATAAATAGCAGGGATTATTATGACATAAACCAAGCAACATAGAAATTTCAAACGTCCTAAGATACATCAATTAAGGGGAAAAAATGCTCCATCCATTTAATTTATGGACAGAAAACCACTCTGTAATTGGTTCCAGTAGGACAAGTGAACCTACTAGTGGGGTCATCTAGAGGATAACTGTAAGAAGTTGAACATCTATCCTTAAAGAACTTGGAATACTGGGTTGGACCACAATTGCCAACAGATGTGCAACAATATTCCGCAGTCTTGAAAACAGTACAAGGATTATTACAGCCTCCAGGAATCCTTAGTTCATTCGGACACTGCCCTATGATGTCGGCAGTGCAGCTGAtcctaacagaacaattaccagaTGTTGGACTAAATTCCATTGGGACATTGAAACCGTCTACAAGAGATATGTCGAAGAAATCAAGATTGTTAAATTGGTTTAGGCTGTATTCAGCCAAAGTGTTTGGGGTTGTGCCAAAAGCTTGACATTCGAGGACTCCATTGCAATCGCCGGTTTGACATTGACCACGGCCAGATGCGTCAAAATTGCAATTGGTTCGGCCCCAGATACGTTTTCCATTGGAACCGTTTGAAGGTTGGAGTCTCCATTTTCCACCGTAGTCGAGACGTCGGCCGCCACCAGGAATTGCTGCTGCCCATACGGTAAAAGGGCAATTGTTTCGGATGTCGATTGTTGTAACTGCTTGTGTTGAGAAAAGCTGATAAGCCACAACAGAGAGGAATGTGAAGAAGCTGATCATCTTTACTTTTGGGAGGGTGACAAAAAACAATGATGGAGAGGGATTTTTAATGGAGGCCTAGAGCTAAGGACGAATAGTCAAAGGAGCTTATTGGTCAATAAAATGGAACTCACTAAACTTCTCATAGAGAGGAAGACTAGACtttttgacttcaaatttttaattACCTCAAGGAGGGAACAGAAATGGTACATTTTTAACGGTGGAGTTACATTTTTTTTTTAGATATGAAATTGTGGAATTTCATAATACCataaagttccaacataatatacttaAAATTTAGCGTGAGAGCTCCAAAATCCAGcatattatatttgaatttttcatgtgctggagttccaacataatatgttggaagttcatacgcATGAGCTCCATattagtatattatgctggaactttccatgTTTCAGTAAAATAgtgattatttttcaatgactttgctgGCTATTTTTTTAACTACCAATTCGAAAACTGGCTAGCTCGTGTTATTTTTACTAAGAGGAAGATGTAGTAGGTTTGCTACCGGTTCAATCgacatttatttatatttatagatGTATGATTATAACAATTTCAAGAAATATAAATTTTGATCTCATACTTTCAAAAGTGCAATAAGTTCAATTAAACAATCTTAAAGATCAACAGTATAAAGTTTATATACTAGATCCATTTCTAATTAGTGGTTGGCATGGTGCTTTAATAGAGATGATAAATCAATGTGGAAACAGAGGAGTAGTATTTAGCGGCAGATACCATAATAAGCACAAACACTTACAACCCTTGATCCTCTACATCAACCGTTCTACGGCCCCTTGATAATCATAAAAAAATTAAAGAGAATTCTCTTTCTCCATTTCTTTGGACATGCCCTAACAATAGTAATTGCCCAAAGATTTTAGCACCTACCCCATATTAATATTACCCCTATGAAATAATATTAAAAGAAATAGAGTAACCGGAGAAAAACAAGCGCGAATCTAATTCCCTTTATTTAAATGACGGTTTTTCCTAGTCCACCCGTTTCAATACCTAAGTATCTGTActtttgttcaccaaatctttcTGTTAAATGAGACAATGAGAAACAGCAGATACAGCGGCAAAATCAAAATGCAGATTATTCATACTCAAACCATCGCTTCTCCTCTCACAAATATCTTCCTTAATAGCACCACCTCATCCACCCTAGCTTCTTCTCCTAAAAAGCCCTTCAATTTCAGTCCTTTTCCATCTAAGAAAAACCCCAAATGGAATGGTAATTTCGTGTCAAATACTATACTAATCAATTACTGCATTTTTTTGACTCAAATGGATTGTCCAAATTTCAGTTTGTTAACTGCAATCCTTCTGGTTTTTATTACATAAGATGGTAACTGTTAATTCCTTTGTTTCCTCCGCGGTTGCAGCTTCGGGTAGTATTTTGAAGTCAAATCATGAGTTGCGAACCAAGAACCGCATTGTGATATGCTCAGCTTCTGAACAACGAAGCTTTGGTTATGACGCCAAACAGAAAAGGTTCTTGCGATTTATCTGTTCTTTAAGTTTATACAgatactgatttatgacttggcTGTATAAAAAAATCATACTCCTATGTTCTTAGCCCAATTCAGTAAGACATTGATAATATGACAGGAATGTAGTACTATTGCGTGACTCCTTTTAATCAGCATATGACTTAGTGATAATCTCCTAGGTCTTCACACCTTTTCTTTTATAGGAGTAATTTAAATGTTTTTCTAATCAAGTATAAGTGGCCTTATGTGCAATGGTCTTTCTGGTGTACTTATGTAAAATGTAAAAGGGGAAAAGGACATTAAATGTTATCCGACTTTTAATTTGATAACAACTGGAAAGATTCTACGTTTCGTTTTGTCTTAcagcttttactgttttatactTATCTTGATTATGTAGACCTTAACAAGTCTTGCTTCGCTGCCCCAAGGCTTTGGCCTAGTGGTAAGGGCGCAGTGTGGGACATGTGAGTTACGTGCACGTCATGGGCTAGAACCTTGCCGCTGAGTGGAGAAGGGTATAGAGACGGGGCAATTGTATACCATGTTGCGAACCGTGTGCCATTGGCCCTAGGGTTTCTCGGTTATAAAAAAAAGTCTTGCTTCGCTTATCTCAGCTTGGCAATTCTAGATTGTGATATTCCTCTCTCCATATGTAGTCTAGAATTCGTTTTGCTTTGCATTTTGTTCATTTTTGGCTCTGAGTTGCACATTTAGTAATACTTTCAAAGAAAGATGAGGATAATTATAAGAGAATTTTCGTTAGGGTGGAAGCTCCAGAAATTCTTGTAAAACTGCTTATTACTTAACCAACTAATCTGCCAATAGAATTTTTACTTGGGCATATTTTCTGGTAGCTTATTGGAAATATAGCATTTTCTTCACCCGTATACCCCAGTCCTGATTGTAGTTTATATCTTTTTCATGTTGCATGGTATGTTCTCTCAAAATTAGCTCACCAAATGCATAAAGTATCAGTTTCTTTCTGTATTCTGTTTTCTCAAATTTTATCTTGACAAAAAAATCCTGCTTGTTGCTTGCAGAAAAGTAGTTGAACACGTGTGTTTGATCAAAGGGAAGGAGGACTTATCTGAAGAACAGGAGAAAGATATGCTGGATTACCTGTATACAACCCAATATCAAATGCGTGGCATTCTTTCCATCTCACTAGGTCATAGTTACTTCTTGTTTGACTTCTGCATTGATATAATAAGGGCCGTTAGTTTTTGCTTTACTCATGCTATGTGGAATTTTAGTCAGTTCTTGTATTTGTTGCACTTATGTCTGGTCTGATATGTCTTTGTTGACAAAGCATAATATGAGATCTACTAAAATGTGGTCAAGTCCTAGGCAGCTAAACAGAGAGTACAAACTCTTCTAAAGAATAAGTTTAAATTTCTCCGATGTGGAATCATAAAATGAAGAAAgtgatttatatatataatttgacCTAAATTGTTTGGGTTAAATCCGGTTGCTTCTCATCCTGAACATTGCTAAGCTTGTGCTACCAAATAGAGAAGCTTCAGTTCAGTCTTCCTCTCAAGTTTGTTTTGCATGAAGTGGGGCAGAGGATGCCTTTTGAGGTGTCTATTCTCTAAATGTTTGTTTAACATTCTATTAACTGCTGTAGGACGCATCTCTGGTGGGAATGATGATAAATATAGCCATGCTACCTACATGCGCTTTCAGACAAAGGAGGATCTCTTGAAGTTCTATGAGAACCAATTCTACGTGGGAGTCCTTAGGGACCATGTACTGCCTTACTGCCATGTATGCCCTAACATGTAAAGAACAAAATCCTTTGTGCCTTTTGATTTGTATTTGTTAGTTCTGCTGCAGATGGAATCCCGCCCCCTTCTTTAATTTCTGAAACGTTTAGCATTACATGTTGACAGGAAATTATCAATGCCGATTTTGAGTCCGAAGTAGAAGATGATATACTGCCAATATTTCGAAAAGGAGAGGTTGAAACATATCCACTTACTTGAATCTCGTTAGAATTTTTGTACTTGCTATCTTAGAGTTGTTATTCCCTTTGTCCATCCAACTTATTTATGTTCTTATATACTTAATGCGGGATAGGCTAATCTTGAGACTTCTTCTAGAATAGGGTAATTGTTGATCCCCAACAGTGAGGCTTACACTCATTCTCATTAGTTGTTCAATCTTTAATGTGTATTATTTGGTGGTTTCCAGATTCTGCAAGAGACAGTCTTCTGAACTATTAATATTGTATTTCCATTTTTTCTCATCCAATCTATCTTTATTTTGCATGTCTTTCAGTGATTTTAGTGCTAGCGAGCATTAGGGAGTGACGGTAGGTTTTTGGTATCAACATGAGATATTTGACTGTGTTTGGGTGGCAGGAGTTCAACTATGGCGTGGAGCTTGTACTTCTGATAGCATTTGTCAAGAGTTCTTTGGATGGTCCTGCTGAAGATGCTTTGCTTGCTCTGTCAAAGCTGATAATGGAGTTCCCATCCTTAATCGTTCAGGCTACTCTTGGTATTCCTGGAATGTTTTACTGATGATGTACTTATCTATAGATTGTTTCCCAATTGACATGCTGCATTTTCTTGTTTAGGATAGAAGTCATAAGAAAACATAATCTGGAAAAAAAACAAACTTGGAGTTCAGAGATATTTAATAACATGAAAGGATTGTTTTAATCCATGTACTTTCAGTTATTCAATCACTGATCGGATACACATTTCCTATTCTCATTACTTGTTCCGTGGTACTGTTTTCTCTACCAGTTCACCAGCACCTCACAGAATTATCTCTCTCTTTTTCAGGTTCAATTTTTAATATTTCCAGTGTGGAATATACTCATGGTGTAGTAATACGGTTTCGCTCTTGTGAGCTCTCATCTTTTTCCTTTTACTTGCAATTTGAAATATTTCCGACAACTAACTGTGAATTTATCTATCAGCTGAAGCATTCCAGATGTTCATGAACAGTTCAGAATACAATAATGTAAGGACACCCGATCTGTAGCAGGTCTTCCAATCTTGGAATCTCTATCTTTGCTACTTTATTTGTACAAAACATATTTTAATGGAAGCACTGTCAAACTTAATTGCTCTTTAACAGATAAGTTGATATTATCTTTTATCGATTTTAGGTATTTAAAGCCTCTTGTAATTACATTTAAGTTGTGAGATAGATTATGCTTCAAAATACACATCCTGTACAATGGCTGTATCTTCTAGCTATCATTGTCATAACATATCCAAATAATTGGTTTAattattttgaagttttaaaggaagCTAGAAGTAGCTTAGGTCAAAATTTCATAACTTGACgatgatgattctactttctaAAATCTGAACGCTTTCCTTATTGAAAGCAGATGTGGAGATCTAAATTTCAGCCAATCGTCCAAAAACATCTCTCTGCTCATTTTTCGGTTGATCCAGTGGGCACAGAGCTTATGTAGCAAAATTTCATCCCATTACCTGAGTTACATAACATCCTAATTTGGATATTACATTACAATGCTCCCTCTTCCAGAGAGAACCAGCAGGTTAGCATTTAATTCACTGGAGGTCCCTTTTTCTCCTAACATGATATCTTAGATTGTGTGTGTGTTCTCATCGAGCACATTATTTAATGATTGGGAATATATTTGAATTTGATGGCTTTTGTGTTACTTTGCTATTCTAACTGAACTAGAATTATTCTCATCTAGTGAGTGAATACCCTACAGAAAAACAGTTTTAATTGTGTGACGAACATACTATGGATAGGGTACCTTGTACAAACTCAAAGGTGTGCATAATCTTTTGGCCTTTAGGATCCAGTTACTAGAAGATCTTGTTGGGAAGCAAAATGAGTTGAGATATTCAGACATTCTACTGAAGTATGCACACCTGGGAAAGCAGAAAAAGAAAGTTTTTCACTGAAATAtgtttataattaaaaatatgcAGCTGAATTTTGCTTCTGTGAGTCGTCGAACTCATTTTGGGATATCCACTAAATAATttgcatcttttgtttctcatagcAGACATATTGTAACAGGTACGAAACTAACAATTGCCTCATATTGAGATTGTCATCCGTCTGGGAATTCACCTCGAAATGCTAAAAAATGAAATGTTGGACTGCTTGAAGGACTTATTATTAGAATCTTCTTATGATGTACTATAGTAAGCATTTGTATCATATGTATCCAATGGATCGAAAAGCCAGCTGGCTTCTCCACCAGTGAGGCTATTATTGCTTTTTTTGTTTGTTTAACCAGGCTTAGGatagaaaataaggaagaaaaatgtACCTTATTTGGCTGCTTTTGAGACTAGCTAGTTGACTTCTTTGCATCAGCCGCAGTTTTTGATTTGAATGGACATATTTTAATCAAAGTCGGTGAGTGATCCCAATTTGATTGATTTTTAGCAATATTAGAAATTTGTCTTTTGGCATGTTTCTTCCTTTTCACTATCTGTGGCCTTCTTATTATTATCTTGAAGTTGTTTGAGTTACTATGCTTTTAAAGATCACATTATGCAGCTTTTGAACTACTTGATAATTAGATCAAGTTTGCTTGATAGAAAGAGCAGCTCCTGCAGTGTATAACTGAACTGGAAGTACAAAGAGAATTTTATACATTTGGTAAATGAATACAGAAAACATCAAAAACAGTAGGCAAAAGaaaggaggaggagaagaaaCTTTTAAGTTCCATGAAATATTTATGTACAATATCACTTGGAACATGTTACAGAAGACTATCCATTACTAGTTTATATTGTTTCCTAGTATAAAGTTGTGATTGCCTCAATATAAAACCAAAAGAATAGAAAATGATCACAATTCACACCACTAACTGCAaaacctgagattttgtagaaaCAGTAAGATGAGTGGAgaagcctcttgcagaaatgcatggTAAGATTGCGTACAATAAACTCTTGTGGTCCGGCTCTTCCCCGGACCCGCGCATagcaggagcttagtgcaccgggctgcccttttagtAAGATGAGTGGAGAAGATAATCAATTGTGTAGAGGGTTCGGTCCTCCCGGAACAGCGTGATGTGAAACTGCGTAGCTTTGGTCAAAAACTTCATTTCTTGTTGGTTTAGGATCTGGTGCAGAAAAATGCCATGAAAACCTGGAATCTAAGTCTCTTTTGAATATTTGCTCTTTGCTTGTAGTGGTAATTTCTTGGCTGTTACTGCAACTTGAAAGTTGGCTCAGAATGAGTATCACAATAATTAGGAGAAATAGCACAGCAGGGTACTGAGTTTTCATGACTTGATGATAATTTAGAAGCAGAATAAGTGAGGAAATTGGCAAAAGAAAACAGGGCAGTGTCATATGAGCTTATTCACTTG is drawn from Nicotiana tomentosiformis chromosome 12, ASM39032v3, whole genome shotgun sequence and contains these coding sequences:
- the LOC104117304 gene encoding thaumatin-like protein, which codes for MISFFTFLSVVAYQLFSTQAVTTIDIRNNCPFTVWAAAIPGGGRRLDYGGKWRLQPSNGSNGKRIWGRTNCNFDASGRGQCQTGDCNGVLECQAFGTTPNTLAEYSLNQFNNLDFFDISLVDGFNVPMEFSPTSGNCSVRISCTADIIGQCPNELRIPGGCNNPCTVFKTAEYCCTSVGNCGPTQYSKFFKDRCSTSYSYPLDDPTSRFTCPTGTNYRVVFCP
- the LOC104117303 gene encoding uncharacterized protein isoform X2, which produces MRNSRYSGKIKMQIIHTQTIASPLTNIFLNSTTSSTLASSPKKPFNFSPFPSKKNPKWNASGSILKSNHELRTKNRIVICSASEQRSFGYDAKQKRKVVEHVCLIKGKEDLSEEQEKDMLDYLYTTQYQMRGILSISLGRISGGNDDKYSHATYMRFQTKEDLLKFYENQFYVGVLRDHVLPYCHEIINADFESEVEDDILPIFRKGEEFNYGVELVLLIAFVKSSLDGPAEDALLALSKLIMEFPSLIVQATLGIPGMFY
- the LOC104117303 gene encoding stress-response A/B barrel domain-containing protein UP3 isoform X1; this translates as MRNSRYSGKIKMQIIHTQTIASPLTNIFLNSTTSSTLASSPKKPFNFSPFPSKKNPKWNASGSILKSNHELRTKNRIVICSASEQRSFGYDAKQKRKVVEHVCLIKGKEDLSEEQEKDMLDYLYTTQYQMRGILSISLGRISGGNDDKYSHATYMRFQTKEDLLKFYENQFYVGVLRDHVLPYCHEIINADFESEVEDDILPIFRKGEEFNYGVELVLLIAFVKSSLDGPAEDALLALSKLIMEFPSLIVQATLGSIFNISSVEYTHGVVIRFRSSEAFQMFMNSSEYNNMWRSKFQPIVQKHLSAHFSVDPVGTELM